TTTCCTGGTATAGTCGTAAATCAGTTGGATTACCATTCTCCATTATTAGTTCTGGGGTGGCTTCATTGGTTTAGTTGGTTTCATGACCTTGTACTCTTTTCAGGCGGAGAGGGAACTGCAGCCTTGGATTGCCAAAGATGATGATCAAGGTCAGAAGATGTGGCGAATCAACCAGCGGATTGTGAAAttgattgtggagttgatgaGAATTCATGATAGCCCAGAGTCATTGGTAATTTTGTCAAGTGCCTCAGATCTACTCTTGCGTGCCACCGATGGGATGCTTGTTGATGGAGAAGCTTGCACCTTACCTCAACTGGAGGTAAACATGCGACTACATTGATGTTTGTGGCCTATGACTTGTGTTAACTAATCTGAGACATGAATTCTAGtatctttttatcttttctttttggaaacTGTATGAACACTGCATATCCGAACTGAAGGTGGATTTCAGCACCCGGCAGTCACGTGATCTCCCATCCTTACATTTCAAAACATAAACCATCCTCAACTAGTGACCTTATCTCAGATAAAGCTTTTTTGAGTTGTATATTCGTTATAAGTACACATAAGATTGCCGAAGGCTCAAAACATTAAaagagaaacaaacaaattgataaTCTAAACTTGGTGAAGCTAGACCCAAGATTCCAAAGAAATCGGGTTTGGCAAGTGAATTTCTTTCACCATTTTCTCCCATATaatctcattttcttctttgatAATCATATCTTCTGTCAGTTTCAACTCTGGGCAGCCCTCAAGTTTTTGGGTTCAtaaactagaatcaaatctcgTTCTTGTACCATGAAAAGCTGACATATTACTGTCATCTTTTGCAACTCTCGTACATTCATGAAAAGCTGACATATTACTGTCATCTTTTGCAACTCTCGTACATTTTAGCTTCATTTGGATCCTCATTTACAACTATATGTGTCTGATACTATCTTCATCAGTTATCTCGTGCTCTTTACCTGTTTTCCACATAGCCTAGAGTGAGTCCgtataaattttcaatttcattaaCCTTCAATGTCTTAAAGCATCAATCTGTTTATAAATGGGCAGCTACTGGAAGCAACAGCTAGAGCAATTCAGCCTATGCTAGAGTGGGGAGAATCTGGGCTGGCGGTCGCTGATGGCCTTTCAAACCTGTTAAAGGTAAGTACCCACCCCTAGTTGATACAATCACTGTTATGTTCCTAGGACATTTGAGAATTATTTCATTCTAATGTTTAAGAGAAACGATTAGTTATGTGATCTATCTGCTTCGATAAATGCAGTGTCGTCTGCCAGCTACCATCCGCTGCCTTTCTCATCCTAGTGCACATGTTCGTGCTCTGAGCACATCAGTTCTCCGTGATATCTTGCAAGCCAGTTCAATAAGACCTAACCCTAATCCGGTGGAGATAAATGGTATCCATGGTCCGTCGTATAAGTATTTTAACTTAGATGTCATTGACTGGCAAGCTGATATTGAAAAGTGCTTGACATGGGAAGCACATAGCAGACTTGCGACTGGAATGCATATTAAATTTCTTGATACCGCCGCAAAAGAACTGGGTTGTAGTATTTCCATATGATATCGATTAGCTTCTTCCAgtgtataatttttttcatgtgaGACATATACGCAACGGATACTTGCATCTTTGTTCCCTTTAAAGAGATTATGAGTTTGCAGGTAAGTGGATATACATTTTGTTCTTGTGGATATAAAGGTGTCTATAttgtcaaaattttcttttccaacGAGACGTTACAGTCCCTAATGGAAAGAGATTTGTGTAAATGAGAGTTCAGACAAGCTGACTGAGCTCTATCTTGTGTTTTTACTGTTATCCAAGTCTTCAATCTTGTTTTTGAACTGTTATCCAAGTCTTCATGTCAGATTTTTAAATCTCATCTAGGCTTTTAACACGGGACCTCGGATGCAAGGGCGAATGTTTTAACTTTGAGTTTGAAAAAGCCTTTCGCTCGACACAACCATTTTTGTTGAGGGGTGTAGGGGCAACCGCTGATAATCCGAAAAGTTACAGTTCAGTATCTTATGCACGCTTACTGACATGGTTAAGAATGAACAATAATCCGACAAGCACTCAAGGTACCTTCTGATTCAAAAGAAAGCCGAAAATATAGAGAGCCAGAAAAATAATCACTATGATTATGATcatgtaaacaaaaaaaaaaaaaaaattaaaatttggtaGAGTTTTCCCCTATCTTGATGTATCCATTTCATTCCCCCAATGGGAGTGAATAGGAGGGCAAGAAATAGAAATTACGAGGATAAATAATTAGAAGAAATTTTGGTTTCTAGCCTCAAATCATTTAAGAATTTCCTGAAATCTTCCATTTCTACTTAAACtgaatgaatttaaactttTCCATCATGTTCAGTAGATTCAGGAAAACCACCGTGTTTTTGTTGCCTGCTCGTAGGGAGAGAGTGGCTCCAACGCTCTTTTCCACCGGGCTTAGACGAGGCATTTCCATACCAAATCATCCCAACCACAGCTATGATCATTCCCAATACAACATGCAGATTCAGACCCTCCTTCCCAAAGAAAAAGAACCCCATGATCAAAACAAGAATTGTCTTCATATGCCCCAGTACTTGGAAGGACACAGCGGTAAATCTTCCAATGCAGATGAACTGGCTGAGATTGGTGCCTACTGCGATTGTGCATGAGAGAATTATAAACATCTGCGGACACAAGGGTTCAGAAAAAACTGTGAACGACCTTTCTGTAAAATCGAAACATCTTAAAACTCGAAGACAAATGAATAAGTTAATCACTTTGAAATTGTACAGATTAAAGTAAGCAAAGCTCTATATTAACAATATCATATGCTAAAAGTTTTTCAAGCTCATGTTACTAATTCAAATATTCCCATCATGACTGAGGTGCAGAAGAAAACATGGAAATGCTACCAATGTCTGTGTAGCTCGATGCTGGATTTCAGCTGTAAAATGCATATTAATGCACTATAAATTATGGTGCTTGTAATGATGCTTGTAATGCTAAGGTTGAGTCTGGGTACAGTCAGCTTAAGATGATTATGGTAATcacaaaacaataataaattgGATTACACTTACCATAGATCCAAAGTTATAGTCATAGGCATCAACCCTCTTGTTTGTCAGCCAATAGTCAAGGAAGGGGCCGAGTAACAGAAGAGATCCAGCCTGGGCCGGAGCAGTATGTCCCAACAGACTGAAAGAACCGAGTGAATATTTCCGTTGAAGAAAGTGCACATACTGCAATTAAAAATTGATATAACTTTTAGATGAGCAAATATGAAAATTTAAGAGCTTGACAAAATTGCAGCTTGTGCTGAGGAATGGAGAACTTACATACTGTTGTAGCGAAGTGCTCCATACAGCTATAAAGGCAGCAATGAAGCCTTTGGCATTGACACTCACATCAGTGACGGTGCAAACACCAACTCCCAAGAGAACAATTCCTATGCTCAACTTTGTATCTCTTGAGTAACGGATCTTGTCGAGAACAACTTCCAGTAAACATGACACGGGGATCATACTCAGCTTTGCTATCTGTCAATTATATTAGagaaaggtaactcccaaatatATTGCACTATTTAGTAGCTAAACCCAAGGTGCATCAAAACCCTAGCTATACCTGATAAAATCCCACCGAGTTCCACATTAGACTCACGTTCATTCCAACAATAGAGAAGTTAGCAAAGACCATAAATTTTAGAAGCTCAGAGACAGGTAGATGCGAGGGTTGAATGTATCCCAGCCACCTTAGAACAAGCGTCATCAAAGTTGTCGTAGCAAAATGCAAACCAGTTAATGTTGTAGCTGCAAATTGTTTCAATTTAGATTTGTATAAATACAAGTTATAAATAGCATGCTTATGGCTATACAAGTTTTCTAGATTCATATCTCCTATAAACAAGTAAACAGAAAAACAACCAATTGATAAAGAAAGTTTAAGGTTATAGAAGATTTCTAAATGTGtatcaatgaaataaaaaacaattatattaATGAATTCAAAggtcaaaaatgcaaaaaatGCCATTACTCCCTACTTTTCCCCACAACCATTACTGTCTCAAGGTTAGCCGAAAATTAAATCTAGCTACAGCTTTTCTCCAGGTAAAATATTGGATCTTGTGAGTGATAGTATTCACTACACCTTATGTCATAACAGAATTGACTGGCTACtaacaaaagaaaatcaaatagcAGGGTCATTATCTGCCTTGCACATTATATTTCCTATGCTCCCCTTGCCCTTTCTAGTCCTACCACTCAACCCATAACCCTCCCCAATATTCTATCCACTTCCAATGCTCTACTATCATGAGTGTTGACTGTTGACTTATAACTTCGGTCTCAAGATTAACTCATAATTAGTAtgaaatcttaaaaaaaaaaaaaaaaaaatgaaagcattTATGACATCACACTTACAAAACATACATCACAAGACTTTTGTATATGCGGTCAAATTTCCTGGAAATTTGATGCACAAAATTACCTTGTATTATAATCTGGCCACCTATTTGTGCAACAAGAAAAGCCATGATAACATGTTTGTCACTTTGCTCTATAACCATCATAGTTTGACGTCCAAAAGGGAACAATGCCGCGTTCATTTTCTTACTAATTTTAATAAAGTTTGCAGAAGAAATGCAAGAAAGGTTTTACTTTAATCCTAAGCTTTTTTACTTTAATCCTAAGCTTTAGTTTTTAAACGATATAGTTGTCCAAAACCTGAACTCATATCAGAAACAACCCAACCCGActcaaatcaaatcaatcattaaaaagaaagaagaataatTTACCAAAACTGAAGCCATATGTAGCCATCAGAGCTTTATTGACAATTATAATCCCAACAGAAGTTACAACATTGAACATCCATGCAGCTACATCTCCTGCCTTCTTATCAGCTTTGCTAGTGGGAGCCATTTGTTTATATACTCCGTTCAACCAGCCACTGTAGAGTCTTTACCCCTCAGCCTCCAAAAAGGCATCCATCTACACCCATATGAAGCCGGACGGTTTCACCTGCTTTAGGAACAAAAAACTCTaaacagaaaaaattgaaacaaataagAAACTGAAATTCTGCAATAAATTAAAACTGTTTAATTTCAAGTATGATTCAACACATTGAtgccaaaaataataaataatcatTTCCATTATACATATGTTTATAATATAAAACAACTCAACTTAAAAATCACAATCATGCTTGTAAAAGCTCCAAACAAACTAATATAATAACTTTGTCTGCCTTACAAAAAGACTAAACATCTGATCACAGAGATAAGGAGTCAGTTGTTCGAACACATATCGCTTGCCTTTCCTCGAGTTCAAGCTTACCGAGCAGTTAAGTCATTCAATGGAAACACAGAGATGGGTCCTGCTACTATTCGTGCCCGCATTCGAAAATACAATTAAATCATCTAGTGCATTCCCATTTCTCTATTCAGTGAGAGAGAAACTGAAAACCATCAGGACTCACAATTCACTGAACTATGGAACTACCAAAACAGCAATGTATCAATTCTTTTGGGTAAAGcccattttttcaaaaacataaatatacaaaAAAGTAGTCACCTTGATTCAAATCCACAACAAAATTGCAAATCAACTACATACAGACCCACTGACATTCCAGATCAACCACACAAAAAGCAAtcaaattccaagatggatcTAATCTAACCCACAATCAGATCCCagaaaacccaagaaaaaaaaaaaggagcccAATTCAACGGATCTGGTCGCAAGAGCCATCGATCACAGAGATGCAGTAGCAGAAAAAAACTATGGAAAAGTAAGCGAGCGGTTCAGAAACAAGAAACGTACCGTGTGGAATTGCAATGGGATTGGTTTCTTTGTGTTTTAGTAAACCCAATGGAGTCCCTCagatttggagagagagagagacagtcgGTTAGGCAATGAAGAGCTCGTGGAGGTAATGTTGCCGCCAGCTAACTGGAACACGAATTTACGTTTATGCTTTTGCTTTTGCATTTGCAATTACTAATTCTGTGTTTATACACCAAAttttatacattaattttattttttttggcacTTTAAAGAAATACTCTTGACTTATGTGTGAGAGGTGTTAGGTTTAATTCTTGCTAAATgtgaatttaaatcacattattgctaacttattATGAGACTAAACTTGTTCtcttcccttagtgtagatgtTATCGTttgttaagaagaaaaaaaaatatatatatatatatatattgttgtaaaCTTTTCTAGTTTAAgtttgattgtgtaaatcccaatttagatttgattctagttatactttcctattacaacttgtattccttggggatgaaggaatttcttctctccttttactactataaataaatgcacTATGTAGAAGGGATAACACATACATCCCCTACAATGATACACACacatctctctcactctctcttctccttgccgCTGGCCCCCTCACCTTTGTCAAATAAAATATgctacaacacattatcagcacgctcccacctctgcgcttaggaatctgacgttGAAGTTTTTTCTGCATTAAACCAATTCATCCATATtatcacgcaatcaggttctatcaaaacaacggttttaatctcgatatttttgcagccttgatagcatgaacattcaccataatgcatgacccaactttacattttttgaattttagattctacataaattgtgtatgcattatattcataattgttgaaattatgtgaatttgatatttgccatgaattgcatcaaatatatgtacatgcattaAAATATTGAATTGCATATGCATGAAATAGAATTAtatatgaattgaattgaaaaaaaaaaaagaaaaaaaaatcaaaatcaccaCATGGGTTCTTTGAACCCATGACCCTGAGCAAGCATAGAGCATCAAAGCTCATTTGAAACCAGACGCACATAGCGTCCAAACCCAGAAAATCCACATTGCCTGAAGCGAGACCACGACTTTGCTGTGCAATTTTCTGACGAAATCCGACATGGTATCGTAATTTTGATTCGATAGCATTGAAATTCCCGAagaaatttcatcaaatttagGTGAAATTCTAGTTTGAATTTCTTAGGTTTTGTTTTCCCCGATGTCAAGGTACTCTCTCCATCCCCCAAAACTTGCTCGTTGTCGAACATATGACCTTATTTTTCCCAAAACACGGCCGCCTGCAGCGGCGGCACTGGCCTTCGTCCCCGGTGACTACACCCAGCTTCGGCTGGGgtggttttcttttttgtttttggttgaaacACTAAGCCCCAAATCTTTGGGCTGACTCTCTCGGcatgcagaaaaaaaaaagaaaaaagaaaaaagaaaaaaaagaatttaagaaCAGGGTTTGCATGATGCGGCCCAATCTTTGGCTCGACCTAACACCAGCTCGAGGGGCCATGGTGTCTCAGTGTTGTGAGCCACACCAGATCCCAGCTCCGTTGGGGCATTTGTGTTCCCTCATATCACATCACACATGATGCGGCCCCCGTTTGGGCTCGACTCCTTTTATGCAGCTGGTCTAAAATATTGGGTATGCAGCCCACTATTAATATTAGGGCCTGATCAgcctgtgaaaaaaaaaaaacaacacaaaattctTGGGCCCACCTGCAGTGGGCCCTGTGGATTTTTTTGGGGGCTAGCCTATTGCGGCCCGTTTAGTCCCTCTCCTCCCCGTGGGCTTGAAGCCTGCACCAGagaaaccctagcccaattttTGTGCATGGGCCACACGGACCAAAATTTGATCAGTCCATCCGTGGGCCTTGGCGTATATTTTTGGGCCCCA
This genomic stretch from Pyrus communis chromosome 2, drPyrComm1.1, whole genome shotgun sequence harbors:
- the LOC137725829 gene encoding UDP-rhamnose/UDP-galactose transporter 6-like, with product MAPTSKADKKAGDVAAWMFNVVTSVGIIIVNKALMATYGFSFATTLTGLHFATTTLMTLVLRWLGYIQPSHLPVSELLKFMVFANFSIVGMNVSLMWNSVGFYQIAKLSMIPVSCLLEVVLDKIRYSRDTKLSIGIVLLGVGVCTVTDVSVNAKGFIAAFIAVWSTSLQQYYVHFLQRKYSLGSFSLLGHTAPAQAGSLLLLGPFLDYWLTNKRVDAYDYNFGSMMFIILSCTIAVGTNLSQFICIGRFTAVSFQVLGHMKTILVLIMGFFFFGKEGLNLHVVLGMIIAVVGMIWYGNASSKPGGKERWSHSLPTSRQQKHGGFPESTEHDGKV